In Macaca fascicularis isolate 582-1 chromosome X, T2T-MFA8v1.1, one DNA window encodes the following:
- the TSC22D3 gene encoding TSC22 domain family protein 3 isoform X2: MNTEMYQTPMEVAVYQLHNFSISFFSSLLGGDVVSVKLDNSASGASVVAIDNKIEQAMDLVKNHLMYAVREEVEILKEQIRELVEKNSQLERENTLLKTLASPEQLEKFQSCLSPEEPAPESPQVPEAPGGSAV, from the exons ATGAACACCGAAATGTATCAGACCCCCATGGAGGTGGCGGTCTATCAGCTGCACAATTTCTCcatctccttcttctcttccctgctTGGAGGGGATGTGGTTTCCGTTAAGCTGGACAACAG TGCCTCCGGAGCCAGCGTGGTGGCCATAGACAACAAGATCGAACAGGCCATG GATCTGGTGAAGAATCATCTGATGTATGCTGTGAGAGAGGAGGTGGAGATCCTGAAGGAACAGATCCGAGAGCTGGTGGAGAAGAACTCCCAGCTAGAGCGTGAGAACACCCTGTTGAAGACCCTGGCAAGCCCAGAGCAGCTGGAGAAGTTCCAGTCCTGTCTGAGCCCTGAAGAGCCAGCTCCCGAATCCCCACAAGTGCCCGAGGCTCCTGGTGGTTCTGCGGTGTAA
- the TSC22D3 gene encoding TSC22 domain family protein 3 isoform X3 — protein MRRCSFLQGLRKDLGTKCPELWAREARKREREEEPSASGASVVAIDNKIEQAMDLVKNHLMYAVREEVEILKEQIRELVEKNSQLERENTLLKTLASPEQLEKFQSCLSPEEPAPESPQVPEAPGGSAV, from the exons ATGAGGAGATGCAGCTTCCTGCAGGGGCTAAGGAAGGATCTGGGGACAAAGTGTCCGGAACTCTGGGCCAGGGaggcgagaaagagagagagagaggaagagccaag TGCCTCCGGAGCCAGCGTGGTGGCCATAGACAACAAGATCGAACAGGCCATG GATCTGGTGAAGAATCATCTGATGTATGCTGTGAGAGAGGAGGTGGAGATCCTGAAGGAACAGATCCGAGAGCTGGTGGAGAAGAACTCCCAGCTAGAGCGTGAGAACACCCTGTTGAAGACCCTGGCAAGCCCAGAGCAGCTGGAGAAGTTCCAGTCCTGTCTGAGCCCTGAAGAGCCAGCTCCCGAATCCCCACAAGTGCCCGAGGCTCCTGGTGGTTCTGCGGTGTAA
- the TSC22D3 gene encoding TSC22 domain family protein 3 isoform X4, giving the protein MDLVKNHLMYAVREEVEILKEQIRELVEKNSQLERENTLLKTLASPEQLEKFQSCLSPEEPAPESPQVPEAPGGSAV; this is encoded by the exons ATG GATCTGGTGAAGAATCATCTGATGTATGCTGTGAGAGAGGAGGTGGAGATCCTGAAGGAACAGATCCGAGAGCTGGTGGAGAAGAACTCCCAGCTAGAGCGTGAGAACACCCTGTTGAAGACCCTGGCAAGCCCAGAGCAGCTGGAGAAGTTCCAGTCCTGTCTGAGCCCTGAAGAGCCAGCTCCCGAATCCCCACAAGTGCCCGAGGCTCCTGGTGGTTCTGCGGTGTAA